DNA from Halobaculum sp. XH14:
AAAGGCTGGCTTGAGCGGATCGTGCACGGGACGTACCTCATTCTGCCGCTCGCTGCCGGCGAGAACCCCGTGTATACCGAACACGAGTTCGTGATCGCGTCTGCACTCGTGGAGCCGATGTACATCGGGTACTGGAGTGCGATGAATCATCACGAACTGACGGAGCAGCTGTCCCGGACGGTGTACGTCGTGACGACAGCGCGCGCCCGAGAGCGTGACATCCACGGGGTCACGTATCGTCCGGTGTCGGTCACGGAGCAGAAGTTCTTCGGCTATCAACCGACGGCGGTCGGGTCGAACCAGGTGAACATTTCGAGTGTCGAAAAGACGCTGGTCGATTGCGCCGATCATCCGGAGTTCTGCGGGGGTATCAGCGAGCTTGCGAAGGCGATGCAGAACGCTGGCAACATGCGATGTTCGTGGGAACGCGTCGTCGAGTATCTGCGGCGAGTTGGAAACGGTGCCGCAACGAAACGACTCGTGTATCTCGCCGACCAGTTGGACATCTACCTTCCGGAGTACCGGGACCTCGTCGAGAACTTCACGACGGGATACCCGCTGCTCGATCCGACGAGGGAAGCGACGGGGACCCGCGACAGCACGTATCAACTCCGTCTGAACGTTGCCCCCGAATCGTTCCTCCCTGGTGACTTCTCATGATTTCCGACGCGCAATTACGACGGCTGGCCAGAGAACTGGATGTTCGCCTCGGCTACGCGGAGAAGAACTACGTCAATTCGTGGATCCTCTGGGCGATCTACACGAGTCCCTCCGGTGACAACCTGCTCTTCAAGGGTGGAACTGCGCTCAGCAAGTTGTACTTCCCGGAGACGTGGCGCTACTCGGAAGACCTTGATTTCGGTGTCGAGGGAGCGTACCACGGGAGCGAAGTGGAGTTGCAAAGCACATTGGAAGACGCGACGAGCGCATCCGGTATCGACTTCGAGGTGACCAAACACCGCGAACTGCAGAAAGAGGAGTATCCGACGCACTACGTCGATATCGATATCCAGTACACCGCCGTTCTCGGCCACAAGAACACGACGAGTCTTGACGTTATGATCGATGAACACGTTGCGTTCGCTTCGGTAGACCATCGCCACAGCTACGAGGATGTCCCGGAATTCGAGGTGACCGCGTACAGCCGTGAGGAAATTTTCGCGGAGAAGTTGCGAGCGCTCTATCAACGGTCACAGGCTCGTGACTACTTCGACCTGTATCGGATGATTACCGAGGCCGACGTTGATGAGTCGGATGTACTTCCGGCATTCACGCGGAAGTGTGAACACGACGGTCTTGACATCGACCTTCGGGACGGGCTTCCCGGAGAGAAACGGAATGAGATCCGTGACGGTTGGCAAAATACGCTCCCCGATTTGGTTGCAGACCTCCCCGAGTTCGGCCCCGTGTATGACACACTCGAAGACTACGTCCATTCGCTGGTCGACGAACAGCAACGCTAGTCCTGGAGGTGGGCAACGGCACGACCCTGGAGTTCACGGGGCTTCCCGACCTGGTCGACCAGTTCCAAACCGAGGTGAACGAATTCCATGAGCGACGAACCAACTGACACCGAGCCCGCGCAGGACGAATCCATCCCCGAGCCCGACGATATCGATCTCGTCACCGCCGAACCACCACCGACCGACCGCCGAGTACGGGTCGAACTCACTCTGTCGAACCGCCTCCCACACCTCCTCAGTACAGACATCCGCGGACGTCGTCGCGACGTAATCGTAGCGAACCAATCGCGTAGTGGACCTATGGATTCGAACGGATGCTCTCGGGGAGATCCGGGGTACGGTCTCGAAGCTCACTGAGACAGGTTTCGAGGATTGCCATCGGATTCGAATCCGTGAAGGATGCGGATTCACGGTGCGGTGCTGCCCACGCGTCGTGATCAACCTGGAAGTGGCTCGGGCCCAAGTTCTCGTGCGTTCCGTCCTGATGCCAGCCGCATGACCACGGTGTCCCCGGTTCGTTGTACTGGATACGGAACTCATCACGCTCGGAACGTGGACGCCACTCGAATTCAAGCGTCGCTTCGTCCGCGTCCAGATCCAGATCAAACAGGATCGCGCGATCGAGTGTCGCCACGAGACGGGCTGGACGCATCGGACTTGGATCAGCGGTCACGGCCGTGACGCCAGCTTCTCGTCGAAGGCGCGTGGTGACACGTTTGTGGACCTCATAGCGGTGGAGATGCGTGTCTCCAGGAATCGGTGAGTTTTCCATTCGCTGTGATCGAGTCAGTTGGCGGATGCGAGCCGAGTATCGCGAGTCGCCTCGATCGTGTCGTAGAGCTGAATTGCCTGCTTGATGAGCGTAGCCTGGTGCTCGTAGTACTCCCAATCCTCCGCGTCGTGCCGCCGCTGTCGGCGTTCGGCTGCCGGAATATCAGCACCGACGGTCGCCCGGAGCTCGTCAGCAGACGCCACAACGTATGCATCCTTCCACTCATCGATATCGTCCCTGATGGCCGCCAATTCAGCCGTGAGTTCGTCCTTCTGGTGCTCAGTGATGAGGTCACGGATCTGATCGAAATACTGGGTGACTGGATCTGGATAGTAGCAGGTCTCGCGGCCACGCTGGATCGTTTCGAGTGTATTCGCCTCGACGAGTTGGGTGAGGTACTTTTCGGCCGTGTTCCGGGCAACACCAGCAGCATCGGCTATCTCTCCCGCGTTTTTTGGGTCGCGAACCGTCATCGCGACCTCGCGAATCCGGGCGACCTTTGCCGTGTGGTCCATGGGCCCCGTGTCGTTCATACACCTGCTCGTCTCTCCAACAGTATTAGCGTTTTGAAACCTGATTCAACATATTGAATTAGAGCTGGGTTTCATCCGCAGACCGATGAACGGGTCTCGTGCCGGCGCAGCCGTGGTCCATCGAACGATCTCACGATGTCGACCTGTCGGTCGAAGATCCCGCATGCTCGATAGGCCGCCCCATCGATCCGAGCCGCGGGCCGAGTACTCACCCCCGAGTAAGACGGAGACTTTAACCCGAACCGTCTCCGGTGACGTAGGTAATGAACGGCGGTTGGCGGTACCGACTGCTGGGCGTCCTCGGCGTCGCGGTGCTCTCGGCAGTCGCCGTCTCGCTCGTCAACAACGCCAGCGTCCAGCTGCTCGTGGGCGGGCTGCCGGTCCTCTCGCGGCTCCCGACCGACCCGCCCGGGACCGCGGAGCTCGGGTACGAGGTGCTGACGACGGTGGTGGTGTGTCTCGCGGCGTTCCTCCCGCTGTACAAGCCGCGCCCGCGGCGGATCCTCGACGTGGTGGCGCTGGCCCAAAAGCGCGTGCTGGTGGCGCTGTTCGCGCTGGCGGCGATCGGCTACTTCGATTACACCTACCGGCTGCCGCGCCAGACGGTGCTGCTCCTGGCGCCGCTGCTGCTGGTGCTGCTGCCGGCGTGGTTCGCGTGGATCCGCCGCCGTCCCGCCGCCGGCCAGGAGCGGGCGATCGTCGTCGGCGACGACCCCGAGTTGATTCAGGAGGTCGCACGCGAGGTGGAGATTCCCCTGCTGGGGTATCTATGTCCGACGAGTTCGTTCGTCGAGGTCGGCGACGGCGGGCGGGTGCCGACGATGGCCGACGGCGGCGAGCGGTTCGTCGGGCTGGATCGACTGGGTGGGCTCTCCAGGATCGAGGACGTGCTCGTGGAGTACGACGTGAATACGGTGGTGCTGGCGTTCGAACACGCGGACCGGGCGGAGTTCTTCGGGGCGCTGGACGCGTGTTACGAGCACGGCGTCGCCGCGAAGGTGCATCGGGATCACGCGGATTCGGTGTTGACCTCGGAGGATGTTGGTGTCGGGCAGTTAGTGGACGTGGAGGTCGAGCCCTGGGACGTCCAGGACTACATCGTGAAGCGTGGGTTCGACGTCGTGTTTTCCGTCGTGGGGTTGGTGGTGCTGGCTCCCGTTGTTGTGGGAATCGCGTTGGCAATCAAACTGGACGACGGTGGATCCGTGCTGTATCGGCAGGAACGGACCGCCGTGTTCGGTGAGACGTTCGACGTGTACAAGTTCCGGTCGATGGTGGAGGATGCCGAGTCTGAGACCGGGGCAACGATCAGCGAGGAGGATGACGGAGGTGTGGATCCACGCGTAACTGACGTGGGGCGGGTGTTACGGCAGACGCATCTGGACGAGATCCCACAACTATGGTCGGTATTGAAAGGTGATATGAGTGTGGTTGGACCTCGGCCGGAGCGGCCCGAGCTGGATTCGGATATTCAAGTGGGGACCGTGGACTGGCAGAAGCGGTGGTTCGTGAAGCCTGGGTTGACTGGACCGGCTCAGGTGAGCGGGGTGACCGGGACCGAGCCGGAGGAAAAAATTCGGTACGACCTGGAATACGTTCGTGACCAGTCGTTCGGGCTTGACCTGAAGTTAGTTACACGGCAGGTATGGCGTGTGGCCATCGACGCAGTTGGAATAGATCGAGGATGAGAAGCATATTTACGATCAAATAGGATACTGTATTGCCTTACACTGCATATTATTACAGAAACTTCAAAATAGACCCCGTCATGGTAAATTTGGTTCCCATAGAAAACCTCAGACACTAAATGGTGGCTTGTTAACGGAGACAGTATGTCGAACTCGCCTGGTGTTGTCACGGTTTCACTGGACACCGAACTCGCGTGGGGGTGTTTCGATACCGTCGGCGTTGCAGCACACGAATTGGCCTACGCTGAAACAAGATCAGTAATTGAACGTCTTTGTCAGTTATTTACGGACTACGATGTGTCGGCAACGTGGGCACTCGTGGCACATCTCATAGATGACTGTAGTTTGAGATCAAACAGGCATAATGAGATGATTGATCCAGGTTTCGAGTGGATTGACAATTGGGCAGACTCCCTACCCTGTCAAAGTGGCGTCGACGAGGCTCTCTGGTACGCACCGGAGATTCTGGAGACTATTCAGGACTGTCCCACCAACCAGGAGATTGGACTACATGGCTACTCGCATATGATACTCGATGAGAAGAGCTGTCAGCCAGATGCTGCAAGACAGGAGTTAAACAGTGCCGTCTCGGTCGCCGAGGAAGTCGGTATTGTCCCCGAAAGCTTTGTCTATCCCCGCAACCGGATTGGATTTCGTTCGATCTTAGCAGATCGCGGCTTTGGAGTCTATCGAAGCCCGGACGCAAACTGGTACGAGCAAATGGAGCTTCCGGAACCCGTCAAGAAGGGACTTCGGTTCGCCACGGAATGCCTTATGACCACCCCACCGCCCGTGACGCCTACTACGGTCGACGACCTGATTGCAGTTCCCGGTTCTCAGGTGTTTCGACCGTCCCACAGCGGGTGGCAGTACACGCCAAGCAACTCACAAAGAGTCAGGGCAAAAAAGGGGATTGAACGGGCCGCCAAAACTGGGGAGATATTCCACCTCTGGTTTCACCCGTTCAATCTCGCACGAGAACCCGACAAGTTGCTATCAGCGCTCGAAGATGTGCTCCAGCACGTGGCAAACCAGCGTGCTGCTGGGCGAATTGAGGTGCTGAGCATGGCCGAGATCGCGCAGCAATTCCGGGATGGTCGCTGGCAAGAAGAGGAAATGCAATGACCGAACCCCACGTTTTACATCTAATCACCAGATTTCACCACGGCGGGGCCGAGGAGACAACAATCAATACACTCGAAGCACTTGCGACCGATTCACGGGCGTATAACCTCCAACTTGGCGTTGGTGCGAGTTACGATTCCGACCGACTCGCGTCAATCGAGGAATGGGGGATCAATACTGTCGTATTCGACTCAATTCGCCACTATAACCCAGTAGCGGCCGTCATTGCGGTGGTAGCCGTCGCCCGGTACCTCAGGCGTGAGGAAATAAGAATTGTCCACACCCACAGTACAGAAGCGGGAATCATTGGACGGTTCGCCGCGCGACTGGCAGACGTTCCGATTGTGATACACGAGATTCACGGTGATCCGGTCACTTCGGATCGGAACCAGTTACTCAATGCTACTATCTGCCGTCTAGAACGACTCGCGACCAACTCTGAGACAATTCTTCTCGTGAAATCAGAACATATCAAACAGGCATATCTGGACCGGGGAATCGGCACATCGTCTCAGTATCGGACCATCTATCACGGCGTTGACTTGGAGCTGTTCCAGACAGCGACACCAGTCCGCGACGACGGTGTCCCGATAGTCTTGTTCATAGGCCGGCTCGCGGACGGCAAAGGCTTATACGACCTTCTCAATGCCGTTCAGCGTCTTCAAGGAAAGGTTTCGTTCAAATTACTTGTCGCCGGTGACGGTCCTTTAGCGAAGGATTTAACGAATCAAGTAGAAACTAGAGGGCTCTCAGGGGTCGTCGAACTCTTGGGATACCGGGATGATGTACCTGGATTGATGGCTAGTGCGGACGTACTGGTCCTCCCATCGTATCGCGAGGGAACGCCAAGAGTGATCACCGAAGCACTCGCAGCCGGGACTCCCGTCGTGTCCACGCAGATCGCCGGTATCCCAGAACAGGTTGAGGAGGGTGTGACTGGTTTTCTGGTCGAACCAGGAGATGTCAATAATCTAATTAATCGTCTGCATCGACTGTTGGCTGACAGAGAGATGCGGATCACAATGGGTGAGCGTGCAATGGAGTCCGTGACGAAATTCGACGTAGCAGAAGCCAAGGAAGCCTACCGAAAGCTATATGCCGAACTCCTGACTGTCAATTCGTGATTTAGTGAGGGGAAACCAACAATCTTGACCCCTCTCACCAAATAGAAGAAATACTACGAATACGATGCCAGGGTTGTCAGCCACCGTTTACGAATCTATTGATGCAGTCGCGGCCAACCAGTGGAACCACATAGTCGAACAGTCTGACCGTGGTAGTATCTATCAGCGTACGGAGTGGCTAGCTGCACTCGAACAAGGGTTAGACCTCAACGGGAAACACGTCGTCATCGAAAAAAACGCCGAACCGGTAGGTGTGTTCCCGAATCTCGTTGTACCGCTCCGGCTCCCAGACACAGTACGTGAGCAGGTTCCCGATTTGATTATAGAGCGAGCCAAAGAACTTGCTTCAACGCGTCCTGGATTTGGCGGACCAGTCCTCGCTAGCAATGAGAGAAAAGCGCTTGAACTGGCACTTAGCCGGCTTGATGCGGCCTGTGGACCCAAGATCCTCTCTCACTACGTTCGTTCACCAGACGTTGACTATATCCGTTATGCAGAACAGTTCGAGGCACAAGGGTACACTCCAAACGTCTCACGTTGTCGTCCCGTTATTGATCTAAATCGAGAGTATGACGATATTCTCGCAAATATGCACAAGGATCGGCGATATAACATCCGAAAAGCTAGGGAGAACAACGCTGAAATCGTCATCCAACCGCCGACGATCGATGTTCTTCGAAGGTTCCACGCCATCTATAAGGAAACTCTGGATCGTGTAGGGGCGGAACCACAGCCCTTCGCCGTGTTCCGCGAGATCGCAGAACAGTTGGACACAGCAGTTCAGATCGTAACCGCCAAACTTGACGGTAAGCCCGTCGGCCAGCACTTCTATCTCTTGGATGAAATTCAGTCAGCTATACGACACGAATTCTCCGCCGTCACTGCCGACAACTTTCAGTATTACCCTTCAGAACTCATCCACGAGCATATGATGCAATGGGGACAGGTGGAAGGATATCGAACCTACGACTTCGGCCCGACTCCTTCAAATCACGAAGATGGGCTGTTCTCGTACAAAAATCAGTACGGTGGAACAATGCTGCCGATTCTGACTTGGGAACAGAAACAGTCACCGCTCTGGGGACTCTACGCAAAAACTCGAACGCTCTACAAACGGTATAGTCAGGAGCAATGATTGCAGGAGATTATAAACGCGTGGTTCGAAAGGCTCTGATATGACTGACGGTGATGTCCTAGCGATTGCGATCGATGGAGCTTGCTGGCCACTGGTTAATCAGTGGATTGACGACGGCGAGTTGCCGAACATCGCCCGTCTTCGGGAGGAGGGAACCTGGGGTAATCTCGAATCTTGCGTCCCGCCGGTTACCTGTCCTGCATGGAAGTGTTACTCTACAGGCAAAAATCCAGGTAAACTTGGTGTTTTCTGGTGGGAGAACCTTGACCTACACGAACAGACGTCGACGATTCCAACTGCCAACGACTTCACCGAACCTGAACTGTGGGATCTGTTGAACGAAAATGGCATCTCGACCGGTGTCGTCGGGATGCCGCTGACCTATCCCCCAAAATCCTTAGACGGGTTCATGGTCGCAGGAGGCCCTGGTGTTCCCGACACAGGTTTCGCACAACCCCGTTCAGTCGAGGACGAACTGAGAGAGAAATTCGATTATACGCCACGCCCTACCTACCCCAGTAGTGTTGAAGAGGGATCTACAGAGGTGTTCGTTGAAGAGAGCATCGAACAGATTGATCAAGATTTCACAATCGCTGAATATCTTTTCGATGCGTATGAGGTCGACTTTCTCCAAATTTGTTCGTTCGAGATCAACGGCCCACTTCAACATCTCTTTTACGATGGTGAACCGACTAGGCGAGCTTGGCAGGTCATCGACAAACATGTGGGGAGCCTCGCCGATAGGTTCGAGACCGTAGTAATTCACTCTGATCACGGGACAAGCGAGATGGACAAACAGTTCTACATAAACAGTTGGTTGGACCAAGAGGGCTTTCTCACCCGCAAGCAGTCTCATTTCGAGCGGCTAGCATCATACGGACTCACTCGTGACAATATCCGCGGTGCTCTCGAACGTGTGGGGCTCCGCAGGCCACTAAGTAACATCCAGTTCCTGCGGTCACTGGCCCAACACATACCCGACTCAACGGGACAGTTCGGCGAAACAGAGGGGAAAGCGATTTTCGATAAGATCGAATGGGACTCGACCAAGGTCGTCGGGCTTGCACAGGGACCGATCTACATCCATGACACAGAAATGGATGCCGGCACTTACGAAGAACTCCGAGCGGAATTGATCCGAGAACTAGAAACACTCGAAGACGACGAGACCGGCCAGCATCCGATCCAATCAGTATTCAGCCGCGAAGAGATTTATTCTGGACCGTATCTTGAGGATGCACCCGATCTCGTTGCGCTAGATACACCTCGATATCACAACAAGGGTGGCATCGGAAAACAGACGCTTTTCGGAGAGTCTGAGTGGCGCGGAAATAATGCCCGACAAGGACTGTACATCCTCAACGATGGGGCTGAATGCGGAACACGAATCGACGCAGAGATCTACGACCTTGCCCCGACGATTCTCGAACTCTTCGATGTCTCGATACCGGAAGAAATGGACGGGGAGGTGCTTGACGTCGTCGATTAAACGTAACCGAGGTCCTCTAGATGTTCCCGCACCGCATTAGCATTTCCACCGCGGCTTTCCACTGATTCGACGATTTCGTAGTCGCGAAACTCTATCTCTCGATTTTCCTTGTGCGCGGGCGTGAACGCATCCTCGATGACAGATCCATCCATGTCTGAAGATATTGGAACCCCCTGATTGTACAGTATCGTCGGGGCAATATCCAGCAACGACGCGTTGGCACCGGTTCCCGTTGCTGCCCCTTCGCCACTGACGATAAATATTCCATTCCGCTTGTGACCTCCGCTCCGCGATGGTGATGGCGGACGCTCTACTAAGACTTCCGAACCAGGTGACCGACCGGCTTCGAGGGCGTATTCGAAATCCTCGATGGTATAGAGAATATCCGGAGCACGGTCTATCGCTGGTCCTGCATAGAGGTCATCGGGCGAGTAAATTTCGTATGCTAAGCCGTTTTGCTCGAATAGATTAGTTAACTTTTCAACAACTCGCCCCCGGTCTGTTGGATTATCTGAGAGCATATGGATAAATCCCTTGTCACTTGCACAGGCGATGCTACGTTCCGTATCGACAGTTTCTACCGGCGACGGTTTGATCGATCTACCAATGGATTTCGCAAAGTCGTTGAGTATTGGTACGTTACTGACAAGTGGCTCTGCAATCCGACGTAAGTGGGGGAAAAACGTATCTCGGGCACGCTGAAGTGATGATTGGTCGGCTGGGATACGGAGTCCCTCTGATTCAAGCCAATCATTCACATAGAAAGTCCCATTGAATGGTCCAAAGCCGTGGTCGGAAATGAGAATTAGAGTTGCGTCGCGTTTCTGGGCAATCCTGTGGACGGCACCGACAGTCTCGTCAACTTTCTTCCATATATCCTGATAACACAATACACCATCTGTAGCAGTTGAATCGTACAAAACATGTTGCTCATCAATATACTTCCAGTAATAGTGTTGCATCCAGTCAGTAACACTAATGACACCACAAAATACATCAGTGGATCGTTTAGTCAATAGATGTTTAATCATCTCCTTGCGGTTATCGAGATGGTCAAGGAGCGCCATCGAAAGTTCTCCAGGACGTCCAATGTACTTGGGATCAGAAAATGGAACCGTAATCTCGAACTCTCCAGCAACGTCTTCAAGTTCCGATTGGAGTTCCGACGGGTAAGCAAACTTGTCGTCCTCAGGGGCACCAAAGCCACTCACCATGTACCCGTCCACTTCGTAAGGCGGGTGAAGCATAGGGAAGTTGAACACCCCAGTTGATTGTCCTTCCTGGGAAAGTAGATCCCAGAAGCTTCGCCCCTTGAAGTCACGGCTACTCATCGGTTCGAATTCGAATGTGTCAGAGTTTACACGGTTGAGAAAATAGTAGATGCCAGTCTTGCCAGGGTTCTTCCCAGTGGCCATCGATGCCCAGGCAGGGCCACTAGTGGGCGGATACACGCTCTCTAATGAGCCAGAATAGCCGTTATCCTTGAGAGCCGCCAGATTAGGGAGGAGATCTTCCTGAATGAGCTGATCTAGTACACTCCAAGTAGCTCCATCCAATCCCAAGACGATTGTGTCTGTCACTCAATTACTACAGTGGATTTTGTCCGTATATCGTTATTGGTTTTGTGCTACTGAGAAGTGTCAGTCTGCCACATAGTGGATAAGACTAAATCTGATTTCGACAGGGTCAGTCATGATATAGAGCCGACTACATCACAGTTTACTAAATTCAGGACAGACAGGGCATGAGAATACGATCTAAAGACTGAATCGCTCATCAATAGAAAAGTTGATTTGGTCTGTAGAGAGCACTAATTTACATGCCCTCAGTTGCGCTAGGTGTGAAGGTGTTCTCTAGAGTTTCGAAGCTTTCTGAATTGCTAAATTCAATTCCAAAAGGCATATTTGATACCGTCTATGTTGCCGATGATGGGGAAAGTGACCCCCAAAAGAAAGAGTTATATTCAAATAACCATGATTATGATTTAATAATATTAGATTTGGAATATGACTCAGGATTGGGTTTCGGTCGGCGTCGTATTATCGAGGAGATGGATGAGGAATACTTACTCATCGTAGATAGCGACCATGAAGTCCCAGATAATGTTGACGTTCTCATCAATCAGATGGAATCATCTCCAGAGTTTGGAGGCATTGCGGGCCTGTGGCTGGAGGATGGAAGTTTGGTTGGGGGATGCCATGATCTTTTTGAGGAGGGTAAAGTACTAATCCGAGATATTCGAGACGGCAAGGAAGCCTCAATAATTGAAGGCCATCCGATTATTCCGTTTGAATTTGTACCCAACACCGCAATTTTTCGGAGTGCTTGTTTAGATAGCTATGCATGGGATGAGGAATACATCATTGGTTCTGAACATCTCGATTTTTATGTTGGCCACAAACGGCATACAGATTGGAAGTTTGGAGTTTGTCCAAGCGTCCTTTTTCCCCACAAACCGGGAGGAGATAGTAGTTATCTACAGAATCGGCAGAGTGCGGCAAAGAATATGGATAGTAAATCTTATTTTTTAGAAAAGTGGGGATATGAGCAAGTTGTTTGGAATGATGTGTTCCCACCACAATATCAACATCGACAGGTACTTTTGAACCAATATTTACTATCCTCGACCAAGTCAAAAGCTCTCGTTCAATCCTTTCTCGATGCAGTACAAAATATTCGTGGTTTCTTTGCATAATTATTATGTGCCAGATGGGTGTGATTCTCTACAACTTCAGTTCGGTCAGTCTGCTTCTCGTTAAAACTAACTGAGTTCATCCCAACAGTACGAGACTATAGAATACGAATATTTTCAAGCGAATATAAGAGACACTATGGATTGTCTAAAATTATTGTAGTGAATTTATGAGAAGTGTATCATTCTCATCCAGTTGTAA
Protein-coding regions in this window:
- a CDS encoding glycosyltransferase family 2 protein — its product is MPSVALGVKVFSRVSKLSELLNSIPKGIFDTVYVADDGESDPQKKELYSNNHDYDLIILDLEYDSGLGFGRRRIIEEMDEEYLLIVDSDHEVPDNVDVLINQMESSPEFGGIAGLWLEDGSLVGGCHDLFEEGKVLIRDIRDGKEASIIEGHPIIPFEFVPNTAIFRSACLDSYAWDEEYIIGSEHLDFYVGHKRHTDWKFGVCPSVLFPHKPGGDSSYLQNRQSAAKNMDSKSYFLEKWGYEQVVWNDVFPPQYQHRQVLLNQYLLSSTKSKALVQSFLDAVQNIRGFFA